The following are from one region of the Desulfitobacterium chlororespirans DSM 11544 genome:
- a CDS encoding DVU_1551 family NTP transferase has product MNGIGATTYSESQKFHIAAVILAAGFSSRMKSFKPLLPLGSASVIETAIQSFQKAGFMDIRVVLGHKAGELLPICDSLGVQPILNEEYAEGMFSSVKAGVKSLGREVDGFFLLPADNPLIQADTLQRLYEGFNLGPGGIVYPVCQGKRGHPPLISRSYRNSILSWRGEGGLRALLEHYQSDALEVGTEDQGVLLDMDTPEDYRTLLKHYGCAPTPTEFECYELLQGNNTPDQVIKHCETVARLSVFLGEQLGEAGLHLNRELLRTSALLHDIARLKPNHPQEGAKLTAAYPEVSAIIAAHMDCPWEPSQPLTEQEIVYLADKLVAKERIVSLQERFKGSVERHENEPEVLEHVYRRLGQAYRIHSRVEEILGESVQTLINSNLGSDVHG; this is encoded by the coding sequence ATGAATGGCATAGGAGCAACAACATACAGCGAATCCCAAAAATTTCATATTGCCGCCGTCATTTTGGCAGCCGGCTTTTCCTCCCGGATGAAAAGTTTTAAACCCCTCCTGCCCCTGGGTTCAGCCAGTGTCATAGAAACAGCGATCCAATCATTCCAGAAGGCGGGCTTCATGGATATTCGGGTTGTTCTCGGGCATAAAGCCGGGGAGCTTTTGCCGATATGTGATTCATTGGGTGTTCAGCCTATCTTGAATGAAGAGTATGCTGAAGGCATGTTTTCCTCGGTCAAGGCCGGAGTGAAGAGCTTAGGTCGGGAAGTGGACGGATTTTTTCTCTTGCCCGCTGATAATCCCCTCATCCAGGCGGACACCTTACAGAGGCTATATGAAGGGTTCAACCTGGGGCCGGGAGGTATCGTTTATCCGGTCTGCCAGGGAAAAAGAGGTCATCCTCCTTTGATTTCCCGATCCTATAGAAACAGCATTCTCAGCTGGAGAGGTGAAGGCGGACTTAGAGCCCTTCTGGAACATTACCAGTCTGATGCCCTTGAGGTGGGCACGGAGGATCAAGGAGTGCTGCTGGATATGGATACCCCTGAGGACTACAGGACCCTGTTAAAGCATTATGGCTGTGCCCCTACTCCCACAGAATTCGAGTGTTATGAATTGCTTCAAGGGAACAACACCCCGGACCAGGTCATCAAACACTGCGAAACGGTGGCCCGTTTAAGTGTTTTTTTGGGCGAGCAATTAGGCGAAGCAGGGCTGCATTTAAATCGGGAATTATTAAGAACCTCTGCTTTATTGCATGATATAGCCAGGCTTAAACCTAATCATCCCCAAGAAGGAGCCAAACTTACTGCTGCCTACCCGGAGGTTTCCGCTATTATTGCCGCTCATATGGACTGTCCCTGGGAGCCTTCCCAACCGCTGACCGAGCAAGAAATCGTCTATCTGGCGGATAAACTGGTGGCCAAGGAACGGATTGTTTCACTCCAGGAGCGATTTAAGGGGAGTGTGGAACGGCATGAAAATGAACCGGAAGTTCTTGAACATGTCTATCGGCGCCTTGGTCAGGCCTATAGAATCCATAGCCGTGTCGAAGAAATCCTGGGAGAATCTGTCCAAACCTTAATCAATTCAAATCTGGGGAGTGATGTTCATGGATAA
- a CDS encoding XdhC family protein, with the protein MDKEIKMGLQHALEEKLEAALITVTKVLGSAPRKPGAQMLVLADGTTTGTIGGGCGEADARQAALQVLAAGKPRKHCLNMTADIAEDEGMVCGGIMELFIDYLGRHNGAEQLNLLENYVLSFHHGETPVLITLTESKQEKVGQKLVIQKNGQVTGDLGLPILNRIALEEVWAGRGHGHFAVLNLDERFNPCDTTTEVAYQMLLEPPVSETKLVILGAGHIGLPLAGMGKMLGYEVTVVDDRPSFANSGRFRTADRVICNDFEKALADLVIDSQTYVVIVTRGHRHDKVCLKTVIHQPAGYIGMIGSRRRVKAMLAELQEEGIPAAALEKLYSPIGLKIGAETPEEIAVCILGEIIKVQREHKDRVKQQDGVRQQDIVKQQDSSRQQDNVKLQEEPAASVRNNEEPQKMLV; encoded by the coding sequence ATGGATAAAGAGATTAAAATGGGGTTGCAGCATGCTCTTGAAGAAAAACTGGAGGCAGCTTTGATTACCGTCACCAAAGTGTTGGGATCCGCCCCCAGAAAACCGGGAGCACAAATGCTGGTTTTGGCAGATGGAACCACTACAGGGACCATTGGCGGCGGCTGCGGTGAGGCTGATGCCAGGCAGGCAGCCCTTCAAGTTCTGGCCGCGGGAAAGCCAAGGAAGCATTGTTTGAATATGACGGCGGACATTGCCGAGGATGAAGGTATGGTTTGTGGCGGTATTATGGAATTATTTATTGATTACCTGGGCCGGCACAATGGGGCGGAACAGCTGAATCTCCTGGAAAACTATGTGCTTTCCTTCCATCACGGCGAAACTCCTGTCTTGATTACCCTAACGGAGTCCAAACAGGAGAAGGTCGGTCAAAAGCTTGTCATTCAAAAAAATGGTCAGGTTACAGGGGATTTAGGCTTACCCATACTGAACCGGATAGCCCTTGAGGAGGTTTGGGCGGGAAGGGGTCATGGCCATTTTGCCGTGCTCAATCTGGACGAGAGGTTCAATCCCTGTGACACAACCACTGAAGTCGCCTACCAGATGCTTCTTGAGCCACCGGTCTCAGAAACGAAGCTGGTAATTTTAGGAGCTGGACATATTGGCCTGCCTTTGGCCGGTATGGGAAAAATGCTGGGTTATGAGGTGACCGTCGTGGATGACCGGCCCTCCTTTGCCAATTCCGGCCGGTTTCGAACGGCTGACCGGGTGATCTGCAATGATTTTGAAAAAGCTTTAGCAGACCTGGTCATCGACTCCCAGACCTATGTGGTTATCGTAACCCGGGGTCATCGTCATGATAAGGTTTGTTTGAAAACGGTAATTCATCAACCGGCAGGCTATATCGGGATGATTGGCAGCCGCCGCAGAGTGAAGGCGATGTTGGCCGAATTGCAGGAAGAAGGGATTCCGGCCGCAGCCTTAGAGAAATTGTACTCCCCCATCGGCTTGAAGATCGGCGCGGAAACTCCTGAAGAAATTGCCGTCTGCATTCTGGGTGAGATCATCAAGGTTCAGAGGGAGCATAAGGACAGGGTAAAACAGCAAGACGGTGTAAGGCAGCAAGATATTGTAAAGCAACAAGACAGTAGCAGGCAACAAGATAATGTAAAACTGCAGGAAGAACCGGCAGCCAGTGTTAGGAACAATGAAGAACCCCAGAAAATGCTCGTATGA
- the cobC gene encoding alpha-ribazole phosphatase codes for MKKVYLARHGDIGLGRNKRYIGIQDLPLSAEGREQAFSLKKRLREVPLDRIYCSALSRSRETAAIIAEAHSLSLTVLPELYEIEMGEWEGKLFSEIRERFPAEYRQRGEDVVHHRPPGGESFLQCSRRIIPLFESIVRSDAETSLITGHAGVNRVILCHALGLPLQELFSFKQSYGCLILLNQNHRGQWEVKYIISE; via the coding sequence ATGAAAAAAGTGTATCTTGCACGCCATGGTGATATCGGATTGGGCAGGAATAAACGGTATATAGGGATTCAGGATCTTCCCCTGAGTGCCGAAGGCAGGGAGCAGGCCTTTTCCTTAAAAAAGCGCCTGCGGGAGGTTCCTTTGGACAGGATCTATTGCAGTGCTTTAAGCCGCTCCCGGGAGACTGCCGCGATCATAGCCGAAGCCCATTCTTTATCCTTGACCGTGCTTCCCGAGCTGTATGAGATCGAGATGGGAGAATGGGAGGGAAAGCTTTTCAGCGAGATACGGGAGCGGTTTCCGGCAGAATACCGGCAGCGAGGTGAGGATGTTGTCCATCACCGTCCTCCCGGAGGGGAAAGTTTCCTCCAGTGCTCCCGGCGCATTATCCCCCTATTCGAAAGCATTGTCCGCTCTGATGCGGAAACCAGTCTTATTACCGGGCACGCCGGGGTCAACCGGGTGATTTTATGCCATGCCCTGGGATTGCCCCTTCAGGAACTCTTTAGTTTTAAACAGAGTTATGGATGCTTGATTCTTTTGAACCAGAATCATCGAGGGCAGTGGGAAGTGAAGTATATTATCTCAGAATGA
- a CDS encoding methyl-accepting chemotaxis protein has protein sequence MKLKKIKYKLLLVFMPIFLLSFIALSVISYYLSSSALSKSVEETGMAVGREYAARVAGYIEQAVIQQEAFAAEIIYMGALEDQQQLVKTLEWGKSRSKVLESAVFIAPSGAAVRSDGTTVELGDRDYFKKVLETKSPVVSELVTSRTTGKTAFNVAVPVMDGDQVLGVLTGSFAMEKLGGLMKDLKFLSTGYGLIVDGSGLVIAFPQAEEVVGKLDFSKEDIDESLKTKEAKLDKKLMELFSQSTQEKEQLVGRYTSIRGVEVIGTFTPITLAGDRQWNVLIAAPVTEEYEPISNLARSMVVTSFLCILISIAVTVIFSGRMSRVFIRLRDECLVMAEGDFRQRDEEAEAYDEVGQASAGLVKMRSNVRALIAKAMAGIEQVAASSQELTAVSEQSASAADQVAQSVGEIACGAETQAVAIKHLEEESQRIIEGLEKIDSSTANVERLSLDARQSADHGLLKVEEAIDQMQKVGQGSAEMQETVTKLQNGFGEISQIVDIITAIAEQTNLLALNAAIEAARAGEHGRGFAVVSEEVRKLAEESRTAADRIRLLVKDNQENVEMTVQVSHESAESIDLGISHVFSTGESFKGIKTSIENLSQDIGQVSAAVDHLTEIGRSFYGQLDKINEMSERTSGETQNVSAATEEQLAAMQEVANYSQRLSEMAGNLQKVIGEFKI, from the coding sequence ATGAAGCTGAAGAAAATCAAATATAAGCTGCTGCTGGTGTTTATGCCGATCTTTTTGCTGTCTTTTATTGCGCTTTCGGTAATCAGTTATTATTTGTCAAGCAGTGCCCTGTCCAAAAGCGTTGAGGAGACCGGTATGGCTGTGGGAAGGGAGTATGCGGCAAGGGTAGCGGGTTACATAGAACAGGCTGTCATTCAGCAGGAAGCTTTTGCGGCGGAAATAATTTATATGGGTGCCCTTGAGGATCAGCAGCAGCTGGTAAAAACGCTGGAATGGGGTAAATCAAGAAGCAAGGTGCTGGAAAGCGCTGTTTTTATTGCTCCTTCCGGCGCTGCGGTCCGCTCCGATGGAACGACGGTTGAATTGGGGGACCGGGACTACTTTAAAAAAGTTCTGGAAACGAAGAGCCCGGTGGTCTCAGAGCTGGTTACTTCAAGAACTACGGGGAAAACAGCCTTTAATGTTGCTGTTCCTGTCATGGACGGTGATCAGGTTTTGGGCGTACTGACAGGGTCTTTCGCCATGGAAAAATTGGGCGGACTGATGAAGGATTTGAAGTTTCTGTCTACCGGCTATGGCCTGATTGTGGATGGTTCGGGCCTTGTGATTGCTTTTCCCCAAGCGGAGGAAGTCGTGGGAAAATTGGATTTCTCCAAAGAAGATATCGATGAGTCCCTTAAGACAAAGGAAGCTAAGTTGGACAAAAAACTGATGGAATTATTCAGCCAAAGCACGCAGGAGAAGGAACAGCTTGTCGGGAGATACACTTCCATTCGGGGTGTTGAAGTGATTGGCACCTTTACGCCGATTACCTTGGCCGGAGACCGTCAGTGGAATGTTTTGATTGCTGCGCCTGTGACGGAGGAGTATGAGCCCATAAGCAATCTGGCCAGGTCCATGGTCGTGACGTCTTTCCTGTGCATCCTTATTTCCATCGCCGTTACAGTTATATTCAGCGGCAGGATGAGCAGGGTTTTCATTCGCTTAAGGGATGAATGCCTGGTCATGGCCGAGGGGGACTTCCGTCAGCGGGATGAGGAAGCTGAAGCATACGACGAGGTAGGGCAGGCTTCGGCAGGATTAGTGAAGATGCGGTCCAATGTCAGGGCGCTGATAGCAAAAGCCATGGCCGGCATTGAACAGGTGGCCGCTTCCAGCCAGGAGTTGACGGCGGTATCAGAACAATCGGCCAGCGCCGCCGATCAAGTGGCCCAATCCGTGGGTGAGATTGCCTGCGGTGCAGAAACTCAGGCCGTCGCTATCAAGCATTTGGAAGAAGAATCCCAACGGATCATCGAGGGTCTGGAAAAAATAGATAGCTCTACCGCAAATGTGGAGAGGCTGTCCCTGGATGCCAGGCAGAGCGCCGATCATGGCCTGCTTAAAGTGGAGGAAGCTATTGACCAGATGCAGAAAGTGGGTCAAGGGTCCGCAGAAATGCAGGAGACCGTCACTAAACTGCAGAACGGATTTGGGGAGATCTCGCAAATTGTGGATATCATTACTGCTATTGCCGAGCAAACCAATTTGCTGGCCTTAAATGCCGCCATAGAGGCGGCCCGTGCCGGAGAACATGGACGGGGCTTTGCCGTGGTGTCTGAGGAAGTGCGCAAGTTGGCGGAAGAATCCCGGACGGCGGCGGACCGGATCAGATTGCTGGTGAAGGACAATCAGGAAAATGTTGAAATGACCGTTCAGGTTTCCCATGAAAGTGCAGAAAGCATTGACCTGGGGATTAGCCACGTTTTTTCGACCGGAGAAAGCTTTAAAGGGATCAAGACGTCTATCGAAAACCTGTCCCAAGACATTGGTCAGGTGTCGGCAGCCGTTGATCATTTGACGGAGATTGGCAGAAGCTTCTACGGACAGTTGGATAAGATTAATGAAATGAGCGAGAGAACTTCAGGTGAGACTCAGAATGTCTCCGCCGCAACGGAAGAACAGTTGGCGGCCATGCAGGAAGTTGCCAACTACAGCCAAAGACTTTCAGAAATGGCGGGCAATCTGCAGAAGGTTATAGGAGAATTCAAAATATAA